From Daucus carota subsp. sativus chromosome 6, DH1 v3.0, whole genome shotgun sequence, the proteins below share one genomic window:
- the LOC108225226 gene encoding non-specific lipid transfer protein GPI-anchored 31 isoform X1 — MRTHLYILWTLLILGVAHVSRASHHAAPTPAVDCSTVVLNMVDCLSFVTSGSTVSKPEGSCCSGLKSVLKSNAECLCEAFKNSAQFGVSLNVTKAMTLPAVCKISTPVNNCGTLSPMALPPSSISDAPAMTISTDDGTPAPSPGSSGASSALVVSASLLVLSLIVASVSLF, encoded by the exons ATGAGGACCCATTTGTACATTTTGTGGACCCTCCTGATCCTGGGGGTGGCGCATGTGAGCCGTGCGTCACACCACGCGGCTCCCACGCCGGCGGTGGACTGCTCGACGGTGGTGCTGAACATGGTGGATTGTCTGTCGTTTGTGACGAGTGGGAGTACGGTGAGTAAGCCAGAAGGGTCGTGTTGTTCTGGTCTGAAATCTGTGCTTAAAAGTAATGCAGAGTGCTTGTGTGAGGCGTTTAAGAATAGTGCTCAGTTTGGTGTGTCTTTGAATGTCACTAAAGCCATGACTCTCCCTGCTGTTTGCAAGATTTCTACTCCTGTCAATAACTGTGGAA CTCTTTCTCCAATGGCATTGCCTCCCAGCTCCATTTCAGATGCACCTGCCATGAcaatttcaactgatgatggtACACCAGCACCGTCTCCAGGAAGCTCAGGCGCCTCATCTGCGCTTGTAGTATCTGCATCATTACTTGTTCTGAGCTTAATTGTCGCATCAGTGTCATTGTTCTGA
- the LOC108225226 gene encoding non-specific lipid transfer protein GPI-anchored 31 isoform X2, whose translation MRTHLYILWTLLILGVAHVSRASHHAAPTPAVDCSTVVLNMVDCLSFVTSGSTVSKPEGSCCSGLKSVLKSNAECLCEAFKNSAQFGVSLNVTKAMTLPAVCKISTPVNNCGTSAGQAYFLP comes from the exons ATGAGGACCCATTTGTACATTTTGTGGACCCTCCTGATCCTGGGGGTGGCGCATGTGAGCCGTGCGTCACACCACGCGGCTCCCACGCCGGCGGTGGACTGCTCGACGGTGGTGCTGAACATGGTGGATTGTCTGTCGTTTGTGACGAGTGGGAGTACGGTGAGTAAGCCAGAAGGGTCGTGTTGTTCTGGTCTGAAATCTGTGCTTAAAAGTAATGCAGAGTGCTTGTGTGAGGCGTTTAAGAATAGTGCTCAGTTTGGTGTGTCTTTGAATGTCACTAAAGCCATGACTCTCCCTGCTGTTTGCAAGATTTCTACTCCTGTCAATAACTGTGGAA CTAGCGCTGGGCAGGCTTATTTTCTTCCCTGA
- the LOC108225292 gene encoding PLAT domain-containing protein 3 — MKKQIMGLTHLSIHLFIVLSLASIVRSEDSDCVYTIYVRTGSVLKAGTDSIMTVTLSDANGWGVRIKDLEKWGGLMGPGYNYFERGNLDIFSGKGPCLSAPVCSMNLTSDGSGSHHGWYCNYVEVTSTGAHVPCAQKTFTVEQWLATDTSPYELTAVRNYCKAKEEGGARKMLKGSGSVLEVI, encoded by the exons ATGAAGAAACAAATCATGGGACTCACCCATCTCTCCATTCATCTCTTCATCGTCCTCTCTCTGGCCTCCATTGTTCGCTCT GAAGATTCAGATTGTGTATACACGATCTACGTACGAACCGGATCAGTGTTGAAAGCGGGAACTGACTCGATCATGACAGTGACTCTATCAGATGCAAACGGGTGGGGCGTTCGAATCAAGGATCTAGAGAAATGGGGCGGGTTAATGGGCCCGGGTTATAACTATTTCGAGAGGGGTAATCTCGACATTTTCAGTGGTAAAGGTCCGTGTTTAAGTGCCCCGGTTTGCTCCATGAACTTGACATCTGACGGGTCGGGTTCGCACCACGGGTGGTATTGTAACTACGTTGAAGTTACTTCGACCGGAGCTCATGTGCCTTGTGCGCAGAAAACTTTCACGGTGGAGCAGTGGCTCGCGACGGATACGAGTCCGTACGAGCTCACCGCCGTGAGAAATTATTGTAAGGCCAAGGAGGAAGGTGGCGCCCGGAAAATGCTTAAAGGATCCGGGTCGGTTCTTGAGGTTATTTGA
- the LOC108192979 gene encoding F-box/kelch-repeat protein At1g22040: MGALLSLNNTRARTNNLYEVSSSEACKRQRTSSSFWEDNPRLIPSLPDEISIQILARLPRICYLDMKLVSRSWKAVITSAELYKLRKELGTAEQWLYILTKFDGDKLVWFALDPHSKRWQKLPLMPNVAAEDGSRRGLSALNVWHMVGSSIKIADAVRGWLGRRPALDQIPFCGCAVAAVDGCLYVIGGFSKALPMKCVRKYDPTLNVWSEVSSMSVGRAYCKTSVLNNKLFVVGGVSRGRGGLTPLQSAEVFDPQTGAWSEVPSMPFSKAQVLPTAFLADLLKPIATGMTSYKGKLYVSQSLYCWPFFVDVGGEVYDPDSNSWFEMPVGMGEGWPARQAGTKVSVIVEDDLYALDPSTSLDSARIKTYDYEGDTWKVVDGDVPIRDFAESESPYLLSGLLGKLHVITKDANQNILVMQADKQNHLESSASTADLIQGSLQESVVQSETNIWTVIATKNASSAELISCQVLDM; this comes from the coding sequence ATGGGGGCATTATTGAGTTTAAACAATACAAGGGCCAGAACAAACAATCTCTATGAGGTTTCCTCCAGTGAAGCATGTAAGAGACAGAGGACTTCATCAAGCTTTTGGGAGGATAATCCACGTTTGATTCCGAGCCTTCCTGACGAGATATCAATCCAGATTCTAGCTAGACTTCCCAGAATTTGCTACTTGGACATGAAGTTGGTATCAAGGAGCTGGAAAGCCGTGATAACAAGTGCAGAACTTTACAAattgagaaaagaacttggaACAGCAGAACAGTGGCTGTACATTTTGACCAAATTTGATGGTGATAAGCTTGTATGGTTTGCCTTAGACCCACATTCTAAAAGGTGGCAAAAGTTACCATTAATGCCTAATGTTGCTGCGGAAGATGGAAGCAGAAGGGGCTTGTCTGCCCTCAATGTGTGGCATATGGTTGGTTCGAGTATTAAAATTGCAGATGCTGTAAGGGGTTGGCTTGGGAGAAGGCCTGCATTGGATCAAATTCCATTTTGTGGATGTGCTGTTGCAGCTGTTGACGGCTGCCTCTATGTGATAGGCGGATTTTCTAAGGCTTTGCCAATGAAATGTGTCAGGAAGTATGATCCAACCCTAAATGTGTGGAGCGAAGTAAGTTCCATGTCCGTGGGTAGGGCTTATTGTAAAACAAGTGTATTGAACAACAAACTTTTTGTTGTTGGAGGTGTTAGTAGGGGACGTGGTGGACTGACCCCTCTTCAATCTGCAGAGGTGTTTGATCCGCAAACTGGTGCTTGGTCTGAAGTTCCTAGCATGCCATTTTCAAAAGCTCAGGTGCTGCCAACAGCTTTTCTAGCAGATTTGCTCAAGCCAATCGCAACAGGGATGACATCATACAAAGGAAAATTATATGTTTCTCAAAGTTTATACTGTTGGCCATTTTTTGTTGATGTTGGAGGAGAAGTTTATGATCCTGATTCAAATTCATGGTTTGAAATGCCAGTTGGTATGGGAGAAGGTTGGCCTGCAAGGCAAGCTGGAACAAAAGTGAGTGTTATTGTAGAAGATGACTTGTATGCACTGGATCCTTCTACTTCTCTAGATAGTGCTAGGATCAAAACTTATGATTACGAAGGTGATACTTGGAAAGTGGTTGATGGAGATGTACCCATTCGTGACTTTGCTGAATCCGAATCACCATATCTACTTTCTGGTTTACTAGGGAAGCTCCATGTGATCACTAAAGATGCCAATCAAAACATTCTGGTTATGCAGGCTGATAAACAAAATCATCTAGAGTCCTCTGCATCAACTGCTGATCTTATACAGGGCTCGTTACAGGAATCAGTTGtgcaatctgaaacaaataTATGGACGGTTATTGCCACCAAGAATGCTAGTTCTGCAGAGCTAATCAGCTGTCAGGTCCTTGATATGTAG
- the LOC108226101 gene encoding aminotransferase ALD1, chloroplastic, with protein sequence MYKALTCNFTPLDGLLHPRVSLIKISANYRVGERVRLVVPREGTELLEISEHHRTKVARNVNLERLQKNYLFPEISARELEHLEKYPNAKIISLGIGDTTQPIPDIVAHTMSDFARDLSTRKGYRGYGAEQGNKELRKAVADTFYGDVTVKDTEVFISDGSQCDISRLQLLLGSEVSIAVQDPNFPAYMDSSVIIGQSGEFQDNMSKYKNVEYMTCRPENNFFPDLSTASRTDIIFFCSPNNPTGHAATYKQLQQLVEFAKKNGSIIVYDSAYAAYITDESPRSIYEIPGAKEVAIEISSFSKIAGFTGVRLGWTVVPEELLYSNGFPVIHDFNRIVCTCFNGASSIAQAGGLACLSPDGLKAIYSVVDYYKENANVLLNTFASMGLKAYGGVNAPYVWVHFPGSRSWDVFAEILEKANIITVPGSGFGPGGEEYIRVTAFGHRESILEASARLKRLYC encoded by the exons ATGTACAAGGCTCTGACCTGCAATTTTACACCCCTTGATGGTCTTTTGCACCCCAGGGTGTCACTGATCAAGATTTCTGCAAATTACAGGGTTGGGGAAAGAGTTCG CTTAGTTGTACCAAGGGAGGGCACTG AATTGCTGGAAATCTCTGAGCATCATCGTACAAAGGTAGCTCGCAATGTGAATTTAGAAAGGCTGCAAAAGAACTATCTGTTCCCTGAG ATTTCTGCTCGGGAGCTTGAACACTTGGAAAAGTATCCAAATGCAAAAATTATAAGCCTGGGGATCGGTGACACAACACAGCCTATACCAGATATTGTAGCTCATACCATGTCAGAT TTTGCACGAGACCTTTCAACACGTAAAGGGTATAGAGGATATGGAGCTGAGCAAGGAAACAAG GAATTAAGGAAAGCAGTTGCAGATACATTTTATGGAGATGTAACAGTAAAAGATACAGAAGTTTTTATATCTGATGGTTCACAATGTGATATTTCACGTCTGCAG CTGCTTCTTGGCTCAGAAGTTTCAATTGCTGTACAAGATCCAAACTTTCCG GCTTATATGGATTCAAGTGTTATAATTGGTCAAAGTGGTGAATTCCAAGATAATATGAGCAAATACAAGAATGTTGAGTACATGACATGCAGACCTGAGAACAATTTCTTCCCAGATCTGTCAACTGCTTCAAGAACAGACATTATATTCTTTTGCTCCCCAAATAATCCAACTGGTCATGCTGCAACTTACAAGCAATTGCAACAGCTCGTAGAGTTTGCCAAGAAGAATGGATCAATCATTGTCTATGACTCTGCATATGCTGCTTATATAACTGATGAATCTCCTCGCTCCATATATGAAATTCCTGGAGCCAAAGAG GTTGCCATAGAAATTTCATCATTCTCCAAGATTGCTGGATTTACTGGCGTTCGCCTTGGATGGACTGTGGTACCGGAGGAGCTACTATACTCAAATGGGTTTCCAGTTATCCATGATTTCAATCGTATCGTCTGCACTTGCTTCAATGGTGCTTCCAGCATAGCTCAAGCTGGCGGTTTAGCTTGTCTTTCTCCAGACGGTCTCAAG GCAATCTACTCTGTGGTTGACTACTACAAGGAGAATGCAAATGTATTGCTAAACACATTTGCTTCAATGGGTTTGAAGGCATACGGGGGAGTAAACGCACCATATGTTTGGGTACACTTTCCAGGTTCCAGATCCTGGGATGTTTTCGCTGAGATTCTTGAGAAGGCAAACATAATTACAGTTCCAGGAAGCGGATTCGGTCCAGGAGGTGAAGAGTATATAAGAGTCACTGCGTTCGGGCATAGAGAAAGTATACTGGAAGCCTCAGCAAGACTTAAACGCCTCTATTGTTAG